One Pseudorhodoplanes sinuspersici DNA segment encodes these proteins:
- a CDS encoding inositol monophosphatase family protein: protein MLHSALLNVMMKAARKAARGLIRDFGEVEKLQVSVKGPANFVTAADRKAEQVLRDELMAARPGYSFIGEEGGKIEGPDKTHTWYVDPLDGTTNFLHGIPQFAISIGLEREGTMIAGLVYNPITDEMYIAERGKGAFLNDKRIRVAGRRSMQDAVVACGLPHRGRGGLAEFRTEFVAVQEQVAGLRRFGSAALDLAFIAAGRFDLYWERNLSSWDMAAGILLVREAGGYVSDCDGNDAMLTKGHIVAGNETLQKDLLKILKTAGAAG, encoded by the coding sequence GGGCTCATTCGCGATTTCGGCGAAGTCGAGAAGCTGCAGGTTTCGGTCAAGGGCCCGGCAAATTTCGTCACCGCCGCCGACCGCAAGGCCGAGCAGGTGCTGCGTGATGAATTGATGGCCGCACGGCCGGGCTATTCCTTCATCGGCGAAGAAGGCGGCAAGATCGAAGGCCCGGACAAGACCCACACCTGGTATGTCGACCCGCTCGACGGCACGACCAACTTCCTGCACGGCATTCCGCAATTTGCGATTTCGATCGGCCTTGAGCGCGAAGGCACGATGATCGCCGGTCTCGTCTACAATCCGATCACCGACGAGATGTATATCGCCGAGCGCGGCAAAGGCGCCTTCCTCAACGACAAGCGCATCCGCGTCGCCGGACGCCGCTCGATGCAGGATGCCGTGGTCGCTTGCGGATTGCCGCATCGCGGACGCGGCGGGCTTGCGGAATTCCGCACCGAATTCGTCGCTGTACAGGAACAGGTTGCCGGTCTTCGCCGCTTCGGCTCGGCGGCGCTCGATCTCGCCTTTATCGCGGCGGGCCGTTTCGATCTGTACTGGGAACGCAACCTCTCGTCCTGGGATATGGCAGCGGGCATCCTGCTGGTGCGCGAGGCCGGCGGTTATGTCAGCGATTGCGACGGCAATGACGCGATGCTGACCAAGGGACACATCGTCGCTGGCAATGAGACCCTGCAGAAAGACCTGCTGAAAATCCTGAAGACCGCCGGCGCAGCCGGCTGA
- a CDS encoding DUF1192 domain-containing protein — MAVFDDDDRPKRKIQHEIGQDLSLISVTELNERIALLREEIARLEADIAKKQSSRASADQFFKK, encoded by the coding sequence ATGGCTGTTTTCGACGATGACGATCGACCGAAAAGAAAAATCCAGCATGAGATCGGTCAGGATTTGTCGCTGATTTCAGTCACCGAGCTGAATGAGCGCATTGCGCTGCTGCGCGAGGAAATCGCGCGCCTGGAAGCTGATATCGCGAAAAAACAATCGTCGCGCGCCAGTGCGGATCAGTTTTTCAAGAAGTGA
- a CDS encoding flagellar motor protein MotA, whose protein sequence is MARKKFDPHKLSSPRIFLVRMLVFLVLGGLIGLILHRQIIAAFMSNPGLNGLILGVLVIGILLAFRQVIRLFPEVAWVNNFRLADPGIAVDRPPVLLAPMAAILGDRLGRMAISTPMMRGLLDSIATRLDEARDLSRYMTGLLIFLGLLGTFWGLIETVGSVGKVVETLKPNGDAGSVFETLREGLAAPLGGMGIAFSSSLFGLAGSLVLGFLDLQMSQAQNRFYTDLEDWLSTTVHDIGSDPVTVTTSAPMSGDMRAAIERLRETVAETGGSKAATAAMANLAEAIQGLVHHMRSEQQMIRDWADSQAEQNQEIRKVLEILAREKT, encoded by the coding sequence ATGGCTCGTAAGAAATTCGACCCCCACAAGCTCTCCTCCCCCCGCATCTTTCTCGTCCGGATGCTGGTGTTTCTGGTGCTGGGAGGTTTGATCGGCCTCATTCTGCATCGGCAGATCATTGCGGCCTTCATGTCCAATCCGGGATTGAACGGCCTGATTCTCGGCGTTCTGGTGATCGGTATCCTGCTGGCTTTCCGGCAGGTGATCCGGCTGTTCCCCGAAGTCGCCTGGGTCAACAATTTCCGGCTCGCCGATCCTGGCATCGCCGTCGACCGCCCCCCTGTCCTCTTGGCACCGATGGCGGCCATCCTGGGCGACCGGCTCGGCCGCATGGCGATTTCGACGCCGATGATGCGCGGCCTGCTCGACTCGATCGCCACCCGCCTCGACGAGGCGCGCGATTTGTCGCGCTACATGACCGGCCTTCTGATTTTCCTCGGCCTGCTCGGCACCTTCTGGGGCCTGATCGAGACCGTAGGTTCAGTCGGCAAGGTGGTAGAGACGCTCAAACCGAACGGTGACGCCGGCTCGGTATTCGAGACACTGCGCGAAGGCCTTGCCGCACCGCTCGGCGGCATGGGCATCGCGTTCTCGTCATCCCTGTTCGGTCTGGCGGGTTCGCTGGTGCTCGGCTTCCTCGATCTGCAGATGAGCCAGGCGCAGAACCGCTTCTACACCGACCTCGAAGACTGGCTGTCGACCACCGTGCATGACATCGGCAGCGACCCGGTGACGGTGACCACATCGGCGCCCATGTCGGGCGATATGCGGGCCGCGATCGAGCGTCTGCGCGAAACCGTGGCGGAAACCGGCGGCAGCAAGGCCGCCACCGCCGCCATGGCCAATCTCGCCGAAGCGATCCAGGGCCTCGTGCATCACATGCGCTCGGAACAGCAGATGATCCGCGACTGGGCCGATTCACAGGCTGAGCAGAATCAGGAAATCCGCAAGGTGCTTGAAATCCTGGCGCGGGAGAAAACCTAA
- the rpmE gene encoding 50S ribosomal protein L31, which produces MKSDIHPNYHTIKVKMTDGTEFVTRSTWGKDGDTMQLDIDPKSHPAWTGGSQQLLDRGGRLSRFQKKFAGFIKEDGK; this is translated from the coding sequence ATGAAGTCCGATATTCACCCGAACTACCACACCATCAAGGTCAAGATGACCGACGGCACCGAGTTCGTTACCCGCTCCACCTGGGGCAAGGATGGCGACACGATGCAGCTCGATATCGACCCGAAGTCGCATCCGGCCTGGACCGGCGGCTCCCAGCAGCTTCTCGACCGCGGCGGCCGCCTGTCGCGCTTCCAGAAGAAGTTTGCGGGCTTCATCAAGGAAGACGGCAAGTAA
- a CDS encoding ArsR/SmtB family transcription factor produces the protein MLDVDVLDRPETAALALDPVKAKILAALVTPGSAASVAGQVGLTRQKANYHLRALEEAGLVTPAEERHWGGLTERLMVATASSYVVSPAALGAIGADPARTRDHVSASYLIALAARAMQEVGDLWRRARRQDKRLATLSIDTVIRFRSATERAAFTEDLARAVAGLAAHYHDEAAPNGRAHRLLVAAYPAPDTVKA, from the coding sequence ATGTTGGATGTCGACGTTCTCGATCGGCCGGAGACCGCTGCGCTCGCGCTCGATCCGGTCAAAGCCAAAATCCTCGCCGCACTGGTGACGCCGGGCTCCGCCGCCTCGGTCGCGGGCCAGGTCGGCCTCACCCGGCAAAAGGCGAATTATCATCTGCGGGCGCTGGAAGAGGCTGGTCTCGTGACACCCGCAGAGGAGCGGCACTGGGGCGGCCTCACCGAGCGGCTCATGGTGGCGACCGCAAGCTCCTATGTCGTGTCGCCTGCCGCTCTCGGCGCGATCGGCGCCGACCCCGCGCGCACGCGCGATCATGTCTCGGCGAGCTATCTCATTGCGCTCGCTGCGCGCGCGATGCAGGAGGTTGGCGATCTCTGGCGCCGGGCACGCCGGCAAGACAAGCGCCTCGCCACACTGTCGATCGATACTGTGATCCGCTTTCGATCGGCCACGGAGCGCGCCGCATTCACCGAGGATCTCGCGCGGGCCGTTGCCGGTCTTGCTGCGCATTACCACGACGAAGCTGCGCCGAACGGACGCGCGCACCGGCTGCTCGTCGCCGCCTATCCAGCACCGGACACCGTGAAAGCATGA
- a CDS encoding SRPBCC family protein → MPVKKDASGKRWVEMEVLVPGSPDEVWRALATGPGYAAWFTKASIEERVGGNLEFHFGPDAKSTGQVTFWEPPYVFGYVERDWAEGAPPVATEVTITARSGGQCVVRMVHSLFASTDDWDDQLEGFEGGWPGFFEVLRIYLAHFAGMEAAQAGAMVMSVQEEPLAIWTRLTERLGLAGTNVGERRTTASAPEALTGTVESIVQNTKSRYIMMRLEAPVPGVALWGTHAVKDGVHVSASFFFYGADAAKQAAASEPLWRNWFAEQFPTRA, encoded by the coding sequence ATGCCCGTGAAGAAGGACGCAAGCGGCAAGCGCTGGGTTGAAATGGAAGTGCTCGTACCCGGCTCGCCAGACGAGGTCTGGCGCGCTTTGGCGACGGGCCCCGGCTATGCCGCCTGGTTCACCAAAGCCAGCATCGAAGAGCGCGTCGGCGGCAACCTCGAATTCCATTTCGGTCCGGACGCCAAATCGACCGGGCAAGTCACGTTCTGGGAGCCGCCGTATGTCTTCGGCTATGTCGAGCGCGACTGGGCCGAAGGCGCGCCGCCGGTCGCGACCGAAGTCACCATCACCGCCCGTTCAGGCGGCCAATGCGTGGTCAGAATGGTGCATTCGCTGTTCGCATCGACCGACGATTGGGACGATCAGCTTGAAGGCTTCGAAGGCGGCTGGCCGGGCTTCTTCGAGGTGCTGCGGATCTATCTCGCACATTTTGCGGGAATGGAAGCGGCGCAGGCTGGCGCGATGGTCATGAGCGTACAAGAAGAACCACTGGCGATCTGGACACGTTTGACCGAAAGGCTTGGGCTTGCCGGAACCAATGTGGGCGAGCGACGCACGACGGCGTCGGCTCCCGAAGCGTTGACAGGCACCGTCGAAAGCATCGTTCAAAATACGAAATCGCGTTACATCATGATGCGTCTGGAGGCGCCCGTGCCTGGCGTCGCATTGTGGGGAACACACGCCGTGAAAGACGGCGTTCACGTCAGCGCCAGCTTCTTTTTCTACGGCGCCGATGCCGCAAAGCAGGCTGCGGCCAGCGAGCCGCTGTGGCGGAACTGGTTCGCGGAGCAATTCCCGACGCGCGCGTAA
- a CDS encoding NAD(P)H-quinone oxidoreductase, with product MTSIPSRMTVIGIKEPGGPEMLIPEQRPVPTPGAGEILVKVAAAGVNRPDVRQRQGSYPPPMGAGDIPGLEIAGEVVALGDGVTRWKVGDKVCALVVAGGYAEYCLAYENHALKVPPSLTMVEAAAMPETFFTVWQHLMMRAQMQSGDWVLVHGGTSGIGTTAIMLAKAFGGKVITTAGSDDKCEAAKKLGADVAVNYKTQDFVEETKKATGGKGANVILDIVGGDYIDRNYDAAADGGRIAQVSFAANPKATANFARLMAKRLTHSGSTLRPRTVAEKAEIAKGIAEKVWPLVEAGKIKPVIDSTFPLAKASDAHARMESSAHIGKIVLTV from the coding sequence ATGACCTCAATTCCCTCGCGCATGACCGTCATCGGTATCAAGGAGCCGGGCGGACCGGAGATGCTGATCCCGGAACAGCGTCCGGTTCCGACACCCGGCGCGGGGGAAATCCTCGTGAAAGTTGCCGCGGCCGGCGTGAACCGTCCCGACGTGCGCCAGCGTCAGGGCAGCTATCCGCCGCCGATGGGCGCGGGTGACATTCCCGGCCTTGAGATCGCCGGTGAAGTCGTCGCGCTCGGCGATGGCGTCACCCGCTGGAAAGTAGGCGACAAGGTTTGCGCACTCGTCGTTGCCGGCGGCTATGCGGAATACTGCCTCGCCTATGAAAACCACGCGCTGAAAGTGCCGCCATCGCTGACGATGGTGGAAGCCGCAGCGATGCCGGAAACATTCTTTACCGTGTGGCAGCATCTGATGATGCGCGCGCAGATGCAGAGCGGGGACTGGGTGCTGGTGCATGGCGGCACATCCGGCATCGGCACCACTGCGATCATGCTGGCGAAAGCGTTCGGCGGAAAAGTCATCACCACCGCAGGTTCGGATGACAAATGCGAAGCGGCGAAGAAGCTCGGCGCCGATGTTGCGGTGAACTACAAGACGCAGGACTTTGTTGAAGAGACGAAGAAAGCGACCGGCGGCAAGGGCGCCAATGTCATCCTCGATATCGTCGGCGGCGATTATATCGACCGCAACTACGATGCCGCGGCCGATGGCGGCCGCATCGCGCAGGTGTCGTTCGCCGCAAATCCGAAGGCGACGGCGAATTTCGCCCGCCTCATGGCGAAGCGGCTCACGCATAGCGGCTCGACCTTGCGTCCGCGCACCGTGGCCGAGAAAGCCGAGATCGCCAAGGGCATCGCCGAAAAAGTCTGGCCGCTGGTGGAGGCCGGCAAGATCAAGCCGGTGATCGATTCCACCTTCCCGCTGGCGAAGGCATCGGACGCGCATGCCCGCATGGAAAGCAGCGCGCATATCGGCAAGATCGTGCTGACGGTCTGA
- a CDS encoding DUF1465 family protein yields MSEFTAQNSGAISFREKLAGSQAFSQLFRDGMALVEETAAYLDGPGRRESKALPRSGALTYATESMRLTTRLMQLASWLLLHRAVKEGEMSLSQVNQEKTKVKLSPTFSADEETLALLPDTLADLIRRSLVLADQVRRLDATIHAPADAPQNTNNPVEHQLGLLKAAFEGR; encoded by the coding sequence ATGTCGGAATTTACCGCTCAGAACAGCGGCGCGATTTCATTTCGCGAGAAGCTTGCGGGCTCCCAGGCCTTTTCGCAATTGTTCCGCGACGGCATGGCGCTGGTCGAGGAAACGGCCGCTTATCTCGATGGGCCAGGCCGCAGGGAATCCAAGGCCTTGCCGCGCAGCGGGGCGCTGACCTATGCGACCGAAAGCATGCGCCTGACCACGCGGCTGATGCAGCTCGCTTCGTGGCTGTTGCTGCATCGTGCGGTGAAAGAGGGCGAGATGTCGCTCTCGCAGGTCAATCAGGAAAAAACGAAGGTAAAGTTGTCGCCGACATTTTCGGCCGACGAAGAAACATTGGCCTTGCTGCCGGACACGCTGGCGGATCTGATCCGCCGCTCGCTCGTCCTGGCCGACCAGGTGCGGCGGCTGGATGCGACGATCCACGCACCGGCGGACGCGCCGCAGAACACCAATAACCCGGTCGAGCATCAGCTCGGCCTGCTCAAGGCGGCCTTCGAGGGCCGCTGA
- a CDS encoding GNAT family N-acetyltransferase, whose product MSQAMIKLRPYQTTEFDAALALWQRAWQLAYPQIDFSKRLDWFREHWSNLLLDSKVVVAECPDASRLAGFVAVSPRTGYLDQIVVAPEAQRMGVGKALLGAAKQIGQDGLYLHVNKDNTRALAFYQAGGFIIAGEDFNRRSGAPVYMMTWRP is encoded by the coding sequence ATGTCGCAAGCGATGATCAAGCTGCGGCCTTATCAGACGACCGAATTTGACGCTGCGCTCGCGCTCTGGCAGCGCGCCTGGCAACTGGCTTATCCGCAGATCGATTTTTCAAAACGCCTTGACTGGTTTCGCGAGCACTGGAGCAACCTGCTGCTCGATTCAAAAGTCGTTGTTGCCGAATGTCCCGATGCTTCGCGCCTCGCCGGCTTTGTCGCGGTGTCGCCGCGCACCGGCTATCTCGATCAGATCGTGGTGGCGCCGGAGGCGCAGCGGATGGGCGTAGGCAAAGCGCTGCTTGGCGCCGCCAAACAGATCGGCCAGGACGGACTTTATCTGCACGTTAACAAAGACAACACGCGCGCTCTGGCCTTCTATCAGGCCGGCGGCTTCATCATCGCCGGCGAGGACTTCAACCGCAGGTCCGGCGCGCCGGTCTATATGATGACGTGGCGGCCGTGA
- a CDS encoding peptidoglycan -binding protein: protein MALARNRRERGVDYWPGFVDALSTLLLGIIFLLSLFSIVQFYLSQEISGKDTALQRLNAQIAQLTDLLSLEKTGRSNLEELLANVRSNLAATEAERDRLRGLAEGAGQAAAAQGKASELASQLDLEKQSVARALAQVELLNQQIAALRRQLGALEAALEVSEKRERDSQTRIADLGNRLNVALAQRVQELQRYRSDFFGRLRQILGDRPDVRIVGDRFVFQSEVFFDPGQAVLKPEGRAEVDKIANALLELEKQIPSDIAWVMRVDGHTDIRPISNVQFPSNWELSAARAIAVVQYMISRGISPQHLVAAGFGEFQPLDTEKTDEAFRRNRRIELKLTER, encoded by the coding sequence ATGGCACTTGCGCGCAATCGTCGCGAACGCGGCGTCGATTACTGGCCCGGCTTCGTCGATGCGTTGTCGACGCTGCTGCTCGGCATCATCTTCCTGCTGTCGCTTTTTTCGATCGTGCAATTCTATTTGTCGCAGGAGATCAGCGGCAAAGACACCGCTTTGCAGCGCCTGAATGCGCAGATCGCCCAGCTGACCGACTTGCTGTCGCTGGAAAAGACCGGCCGCTCCAACCTCGAGGAATTGCTGGCCAATGTCCGCTCCAACCTCGCCGCGACCGAGGCCGAGCGCGATCGCCTGCGCGGCCTCGCCGAAGGCGCCGGTCAGGCCGCGGCCGCGCAAGGCAAGGCCAGCGAACTCGCCTCACAACTCGACCTTGAAAAGCAGAGCGTGGCGCGTGCGCTCGCACAGGTCGAATTATTGAACCAGCAGATCGCCGCCTTGCGCCGCCAACTCGGCGCACTCGAAGCCGCGCTGGAAGTGTCGGAGAAGCGCGAGCGCGACTCGCAGACTCGCATCGCCGATCTCGGCAATCGGCTCAATGTCGCGCTGGCGCAGCGGGTGCAGGAATTGCAGCGCTATCGCTCGGACTTCTTCGGCCGCCTGCGGCAGATCCTCGGTGACCGGCCGGATGTGCGCATCGTCGGCGACCGTTTCGTGTTTCAGTCCGAAGTCTTCTTCGATCCTGGTCAGGCGGTGCTGAAGCCGGAAGGCCGCGCTGAAGTCGACAAGATCGCCAACGCATTGCTCGAACTGGAAAAGCAAATCCCAAGCGATATCGCCTGGGTCATGCGTGTCGACGGCCATACCGACATCCGGCCGATCTCCAATGTGCAATTCCCGTCGAACTGGGAATTATCCGCGGCGCGCGCCATCGCCGTCGTGCAGTACATGATCTCGCGCGGCATCTCTCCGCAGCATCTGGTCGCCGCCGGCTTTGGCGAATTTCAGCCGCTCGACACCGAGAAGACCGACGAGGCCTTCCGCCGCAACCGCAGGATTGAGCTGAAACTGACCGAGCGGTAA
- a CDS encoding ABC transporter transmembrane domain-containing protein, with the protein MALVVDSEKRGELGAAASPGTERGRGSSLKPLRLLFPYVLRYRARAFFALVALIVAALATLAVPLAVRRMIDFGFTGDKSLIDKYFAVMICVVFVLSMASALRYYLVTTLGERIVSDLREQVFGHLVALSPAFFDRGHTGEMMSRLTADTTQIKAAVGASVSVALRNLVLFLGAGAMMVITSPRLSMFVLAAIPVIVLPLVAFGRAVRKRSRQAQDSLAEASAYAAETIGAVRTVQAFTSESDAAKRFGGAVETAFQAARQSTLSRAILTAIGIFLVFASVVIVLWVGAKDVLAGDMTPGRLGQFVLYAVFAAGALGELSQVWGEVQQASGAAERLFEILGIRPEVKVPAKPVVLPTPARGEIVFDNVRFHYPTRPETSALEGVSFRVAPGEKVAIVGPSGSGKSTVFNLILRFYDPEAGRVTFDGVTIADADPLDLRRHIALVPQEAAIFAASIRDNIAFGRPDANDAQIERAAEMAAATEFIRRLPQGLATMIGERGVTLSGGQRQRIAIARAILRDAPLLLLDEATSSLDAESETLVQEALEHSMTGRTTLVIAHRLATVLSCDRIIVLDQGRIVDQGTHEQLAASGGLYARLAKLQFDIH; encoded by the coding sequence ATGGCCCTTGTGGTGGATAGCGAAAAGCGCGGGGAACTGGGCGCGGCAGCATCGCCGGGCACCGAGCGCGGGCGCGGCTCTTCGCTCAAGCCGCTGCGGCTGCTCTTCCCTTATGTCCTGCGCTACCGCGCGCGGGCATTTTTCGCCCTCGTGGCCCTGATCGTGGCGGCGCTGGCCACCCTGGCGGTCCCTCTCGCCGTCCGCCGGATGATCGATTTCGGCTTCACCGGCGATAAATCGCTGATCGACAAATATTTCGCGGTGATGATCTGCGTCGTGTTCGTGCTCTCGATGGCGAGCGCGCTGCGCTATTATCTCGTCACGACGCTCGGCGAACGCATCGTCTCCGATCTGCGCGAGCAGGTGTTCGGCCATCTCGTGGCGTTGTCGCCGGCCTTTTTCGATCGCGGCCATACCGGCGAGATGATGTCGCGGCTCACCGCCGACACGACGCAGATCAAGGCTGCCGTCGGCGCATCGGTTTCGGTGGCGTTGCGCAATCTCGTGCTGTTTCTCGGTGCCGGCGCGATGATGGTGATCACCAGCCCAAGGCTGTCGATGTTTGTGCTCGCCGCCATTCCGGTGATTGTCCTGCCGTTGGTGGCTTTTGGGCGCGCGGTGCGGAAGCGCTCGCGTCAGGCGCAGGATTCGCTGGCCGAAGCTTCGGCTTATGCAGCGGAGACGATCGGCGCTGTCCGCACGGTGCAGGCTTTCACCAGCGAAAGCGATGCCGCAAAGCGTTTTGGCGGCGCGGTGGAGACGGCCTTTCAGGCGGCGCGGCAATCGACATTGTCGCGCGCGATCCTGACCGCGATCGGCATCTTCCTGGTCTTTGCAAGCGTTGTGATCGTGCTGTGGGTCGGCGCCAAGGACGTGCTGGCCGGCGACATGACGCCGGGCCGTCTCGGCCAGTTCGTGCTGTATGCCGTGTTTGCCGCCGGCGCGCTGGGGGAACTGAGCCAGGTCTGGGGCGAGGTGCAGCAGGCTTCGGGTGCGGCGGAACGACTGTTTGAAATTCTCGGCATCAGGCCCGAGGTCAAGGTGCCGGCGAAACCCGTCGTCTTGCCCACGCCGGCGCGCGGCGAGATCGTGTTCGACAATGTGCGCTTCCATTATCCGACACGGCCGGAAACCTCCGCGCTGGAGGGCGTGTCGTTCCGCGTGGCGCCGGGCGAGAAGGTTGCGATCGTCGGACCATCGGGTTCCGGCAAGAGCACGGTGTTCAACCTGATCCTGCGTTTCTACGATCCGGAAGCCGGGCGCGTGACCTTCGATGGCGTGACGATCGCCGATGCCGATCCGCTCGACCTTCGCCGTCATATCGCGTTGGTGCCGCAGGAGGCGGCGATCTTCGCGGCCTCGATCCGCGACAACATCGCTTTCGGCAGGCCCGATGCGAACGACGCGCAGATCGAACGCGCGGCGGAGATGGCGGCAGCCACCGAATTCATCCGCCGCCTGCCGCAGGGTCTTGCAACCATGATCGGCGAGCGCGGTGTGACGCTGTCGGGCGGACAGCGCCAGCGCATCGCCATCGCGCGCGCGATCCTTCGCGACGCGCCGCTCTTGCTGCTGGACGAGGCGACATCGTCTCTCGATGCCGAAAGCGAAACGCTGGTGCAGGAAGCACTGGAACATTCGATGACGGGACGCACGACATTGGTCATTGCGCATCGTCTGGCGACGGTGCTGTCATGCGACCGCATCATCGTGCTGGATCAGGGCAGGATCGTCGACCAGGGCACGCATGAGCAGCTTGCGGCATCCGGCGGTCTTTATGCGCGGCTGGCGAAGCTGCAGTTCGACATTCACTAG